Proteins co-encoded in one Sporosarcina sp. FSL K6-1522 genomic window:
- a CDS encoding sporulation protein, which yields MVKQFNSTIEYGTITVNTMVDGSNVAFGDTLSGTVYIEGEESEELVDYIELTLLKKTAGRDAIIAKQSIEIMSDTKSKETWMIPFEMVPDERWEAESEAQTLILRTIVHLKDGARYQDEDEITYQ from the coding sequence ATGGTGAAGCAGTTTAATTCGACAATTGAATACGGAACCATTACTGTGAATACAATGGTCGATGGTTCCAATGTTGCATTCGGTGACACACTTTCCGGCACGGTTTATATTGAAGGGGAAGAGAGTGAGGAGCTTGTCGATTATATCGAACTCACATTGTTGAAAAAGACGGCGGGGCGAGATGCGATAATTGCCAAACAATCGATTGAAATCATGAGCGATACCAAATCTAAGGAAACGTGGATGATTCCTTTTGAAATGGTGCCTGATGAGCGATGGGAAGCTGAATCCGAGGCGCAAACGCTTATTTTACGAACCATCGTGCATCTGAAAGATGGTGCCCGTTATCAAGATGAAGATGAAATTACATATCAATGA
- a CDS encoding SDR family NAD(P)-dependent oxidoreductase, translating to MKKALVLGASGGMGYALVRELVSRGVDVVAFARGEEKLRALFEQEPGVMIYAGDVLIKSEVSQAAQGVDIIFHAVNFPYPVWSVTHPSCMDILIGVAEAQHAKIALVDNIYAYGAQHKGKVTEASIKEPHTKKGKIRLAMEQKLKASHIPSLIVHFPDFYGPYAGNTMLHETFKNVVQHKTANFVGSTHVGREFLYTFDGAKAMVELALREDTYNQNWNIPAVHPITGEELIAILREDAAYTKSVRSISKSMIRFIGLFQPFMREMVEMMYLTEAPIVLSGDKYESKIGPLPRTSYREGIKETLIALSNY from the coding sequence ATTAGTGTTAGGCGCCTCAGGTGGGATGGGGTATGCATTGGTGAGAGAACTGGTTTCACGAGGAGTCGATGTTGTCGCCTTTGCTAGAGGTGAAGAGAAGTTGAGGGCACTTTTTGAACAGGAACCGGGCGTTATGATTTATGCAGGTGATGTATTAATAAAATCTGAGGTATCACAGGCAGCCCAAGGAGTCGATATCATTTTTCACGCTGTAAACTTCCCCTATCCTGTCTGGAGTGTCACGCATCCTTCGTGTATGGACATTCTGATTGGTGTCGCTGAAGCGCAGCATGCAAAAATTGCGCTTGTGGATAATATATATGCATATGGAGCGCAACATAAAGGCAAAGTCACAGAAGCTTCAATAAAGGAGCCGCATACGAAAAAGGGAAAGATTCGCTTAGCGATGGAGCAAAAATTGAAAGCTAGTCATATCCCTTCCTTGATTGTTCACTTCCCTGATTTTTATGGCCCTTATGCTGGAAATACAATGCTCCATGAAACATTCAAAAATGTCGTTCAACATAAAACAGCTAATTTCGTTGGTAGCACCCATGTAGGGAGAGAGTTTTTATACACGTTCGATGGTGCAAAGGCAATGGTGGAGCTTGCTTTGCGTGAAGATACTTACAATCAAAATTGGAACATCCCTGCCGTCCATCCGATTACGGGTGAAGAGCTGATTGCGATTTTACGTGAGGATGCAGCATATACTAAGTCTGTAAGATCCATATCAAAATCAATGATTCGTTTCATTGGCCTATTTCAACCTTTTATGAGAGAAATGGTGGAAATGATGTATTTAACAGAAGCACCTATTGTGTTAAGTGGAGATAAATATGAATCTAAAATAGGCCCGTTACCAAGAACATCATATAGGGAAGGAATAAAGGAAACATTGATCGCTCTCAGTAATTATTAG
- a CDS encoding DUF4179 domain-containing protein codes for MTNLNEQDLQKLTEELETVEIPKKALQQARMKAVYQHRLIRKRKRRLYAVVGVAAILLLLFATSIRVSPVFAQAVAKVPGFASIVKMIIYDKGISDVVENHYYDELGIVVTKGDYTLTLRGAVADQSGMTIYYKLESPLDLSGTHITNLTVSQQGSPFGVVDSYTVSQSGKRTVWEDKVEVMATEDLSYDNTTFEFNLELSDTEETMFAVPFTLTKPIEPTKIYELNKSVMVDGQQVHIKELKISPLRAKIQLVADEQNTMQLLHFISVRLIDENGEEWGRPMGSRGSGHLRNGEVTISMESNYFRQPKKLTLVMDKIEALPKGSDYIEVDFEQQKVLYVPSELDIDVQVLSGNTLEVTYPTGDYGLLANIADQEGTDLSQNLIEAHLSREESYTKAISTFDFNHAVNPIRLYIGSYPLYLDGKVEIDIPLNE; via the coding sequence ATGACGAATTTGAACGAGCAGGATTTGCAGAAGTTAACGGAGGAATTGGAAACCGTTGAAATCCCGAAAAAAGCCTTACAGCAAGCACGTATGAAGGCCGTGTATCAGCACCGACTAATAAGGAAAAGAAAGCGCCGTCTATATGCAGTTGTCGGTGTAGCCGCTATCTTACTATTACTGTTTGCCACTTCAATTCGTGTATCTCCCGTATTTGCACAAGCAGTTGCCAAAGTGCCAGGGTTTGCTTCTATCGTAAAGATGATCATTTACGATAAAGGAATCAGTGACGTTGTCGAAAATCATTATTATGATGAACTAGGAATTGTCGTCACAAAGGGCGATTATACCTTGACGTTGCGGGGAGCAGTAGCAGATCAATCGGGTATGACAATCTATTATAAGCTTGAATCTCCCTTAGATCTTTCCGGCACACATATCACTAATTTAACGGTGTCCCAACAAGGTAGTCCATTTGGGGTTGTAGATTCCTATACCGTCTCACAATCGGGTAAAAGAACTGTGTGGGAAGATAAAGTTGAAGTTATGGCTACTGAAGATTTATCCTATGATAACACGACCTTTGAATTTAATTTGGAGTTAAGTGATACAGAAGAGACAATGTTCGCTGTACCGTTCACACTTACCAAACCGATTGAACCGACGAAAATATATGAACTGAACAAATCTGTTATGGTCGATGGTCAACAAGTTCACATTAAAGAGCTTAAAATCTCGCCATTACGTGCAAAAATTCAACTCGTTGCGGATGAACAAAATACCATGCAATTACTACATTTCATATCGGTTCGATTGATAGATGAAAATGGGGAAGAGTGGGGGCGACCAATGGGGAGCAGGGGATCTGGCCATTTACGTAATGGCGAGGTAACCATCTCGATGGAAAGTAATTACTTCAGACAGCCGAAAAAATTAACGTTAGTAATGGACAAAATTGAAGCATTACCAAAAGGCTCGGATTATATCGAGGTAGATTTTGAGCAACAGAAGGTGCTGTATGTGCCGAGCGAACTAGATATCGATGTTCAAGTGCTATCGGGCAATACATTAGAAGTCACTTATCCAACCGGTGATTATGGGCTATTGGCTAATATAGCGGACCAAGAGGGCACCGATCTTAGCCAAAATTTAATTGAAGCGCATTTGAGCAGAGAAGAATCTTATACTAAAGCAATATCTACCTTTGATTTTAATCATGCAGTGAATCCAATTCGTCTGTATATTGGAAGCTATCCGCTGTATTTGGATGGCAAGGTAGAAATTGATATTCCTTTGAATGAATAA
- a CDS encoding transglutaminase family protein, translating to MQLQYESDRLDDYLLETAEVDYTHPIITATINKLFNVAQTEMEKVKVAFVFVRDDIAHSWDIQSTRVTCKASDVLTYQEGICYAKSNLLAALLRSQGIATGFCYQRLMLFDTPEKGYSIHALNAIYLETLQKWIRLDARGNKTGIDAQFSIDEEKLAFAIQEEFDEKDYPFIYVKPLPITMTVLEEHIDALEMYKYHLPQSI from the coding sequence ATGCAACTACAATATGAATCTGATCGATTGGATGATTATTTACTTGAAACTGCTGAAGTTGATTATACGCATCCTATTATTACAGCAACCATAAACAAATTGTTCAACGTAGCCCAAACAGAGATGGAAAAGGTAAAAGTCGCTTTTGTATTTGTTCGTGATGACATCGCTCATTCATGGGATATTCAAAGTACACGTGTGACTTGCAAAGCTTCTGATGTCCTAACTTATCAGGAAGGGATTTGCTATGCAAAGTCGAATTTATTGGCTGCGTTATTGCGTTCGCAAGGCATAGCTACGGGTTTTTGCTATCAACGATTGATGTTATTTGATACACCTGAAAAAGGATACAGCATTCATGCATTAAATGCTATTTATCTTGAAACGTTGCAAAAATGGATTCGATTAGATGCCAGGGGAAACAAAACAGGAATTGACGCTCAATTTTCAATTGATGAAGAAAAATTGGCTTTTGCTATTCAAGAGGAATTTGATGAAAAGGACTATCCATTTATTTATGTGAAACCACTTCCTATAACAATGACTGTGTTAGAGGAACATATAGACGCGTTAGAGATGTATAAATATCATTTGCCGCAATCTATTTAA
- the yfkAB gene encoding radical SAM/CxCxxxxC motif protein YfkAB produces MKNSAVQLKNMTPSHDPWEAYLDVQEHGKLTLSSIEFTTTYLCNMRCEHCAVGYMLEHKDPDALPIDLLTTRLDEIPHLRTISITGGEPMFSKKSVENYVLPLLKYAHARGVRTQMNSNLTMPLDRYMAIAPYLDVLHISHNWGTVDDFVDGGFANMDRKPPRERRAEQFQRMIDNSRALAEAGVMVSAETMLNKRTLPYLAHIHRQIIEEMKCARHEVHPMYPSDFASQLEVLSLDETRKAIHELLDTRDEDVWMLFGTLPFYPCSDNEEDLALLKRIHASKNVSVRNDPDGRSRLNVNIFTGDVIVTDFGDTPPMGNIQTDSLPQMLDRWLDRPLAKTIGCHCPVVNCLGPNLLVKDAYYPEMDFTQRSARITR; encoded by the coding sequence ATGAAAAACAGTGCAGTACAATTAAAAAATATGACACCGTCACATGATCCATGGGAAGCGTATTTGGATGTACAAGAACATGGTAAATTAACGTTATCGAGCATTGAATTCACAACGACGTATTTATGTAATATGCGTTGTGAACATTGTGCAGTTGGTTATATGCTGGAGCATAAAGATCCGGACGCTTTACCAATCGACTTGCTTACGACCCGTCTGGATGAAATTCCACATTTACGGACCATCAGTATTACGGGCGGCGAGCCGATGTTTTCTAAAAAATCGGTTGAAAACTATGTCCTACCTTTGCTGAAATACGCCCATGCGCGTGGCGTGCGCACGCAAATGAATTCGAACTTAACAATGCCATTAGATCGTTATATGGCTATCGCACCCTATTTGGACGTCTTACATATTTCGCATAACTGGGGAACAGTCGATGATTTTGTTGACGGTGGCTTTGCCAATATGGATCGGAAACCACCACGGGAACGCCGTGCTGAGCAATTCCAGCGCATGATTGACAACAGTCGGGCGTTAGCTGAGGCTGGTGTTATGGTGTCAGCGGAAACGATGTTGAATAAACGAACGCTGCCATATTTGGCACATATTCATCGACAAATTATTGAAGAAATGAAGTGTGCGCGGCACGAAGTGCACCCGATGTACCCAAGCGATTTCGCATCACAGCTTGAAGTATTGTCATTGGATGAAACGCGAAAAGCCATTCACGAACTGCTAGACACGCGTGATGAAGACGTTTGGATGCTATTTGGTACGCTACCGTTTTATCCATGTAGCGATAATGAAGAAGATTTAGCATTATTAAAACGAATTCACGCTAGTAAAAACGTCTCGGTACGCAATGATCCTGATGGCCGTTCCCGTTTGAATGTCAATATTTTCACAGGCGATGTCATCGTCACAGACTTCGGCGATACGCCACCAATGGGTAATATTCAAACAGATTCATTACCACAAATGCTTGATCGCTGGTTGGACCGTCCACTCGCGAAGACGATTGGTTGTCACTGTCCAGTAGTGAATTGTTTAGGACCAAATCTATTAGTAAAAGATGCGTATTATCCGGAGATGGATTTTACGCAAAGGTCAGCAAGAATTACCCGTTAA
- a CDS encoding ABC transporter ATP-binding protein encodes MIKLLKNLVVYKWIVVAILGLIFIQSMSELFLPTLMADIIDKGVVVGNIPYIWKIGGIMLLVAALGATASVVASYYSSKAAMGLGRDIRRKVFNHVEQFSLQDFEKIGTASLITRTTNDITQVQQVVIMLLRMVVSAPIMLVGGIIMAVSKDAKLSLIIVAAMPILIASVLFILYKGVPLFQQVQQRLDRLNLVLRENLTGIRVIRAFNREKQEQVRLEKANKDLTDVSIKVNKIMAILMPVMMLVMNLTVVGIIWFGGIRIDNGGMQIGDLMAFIQYVMQIMFALVMASMMFVMIPRAAVSANRINEVLALQPTFLDEGTQKADKELGTLEFDNVSFSYPGAEESALSAINFTAKSGEVTAIIGGTGAGKSTLINLIPRFYEVSAGTIRVNGVDIRESSQQEVRSKIGFVPQKALLFTGTIVDNIRFGKENATQAEIEHAARIAQAEDFIIQMKDGYDSVISQGGSNLSGGQKQRLSIARALVRKPDLYIFDDSFSALDYKTDAQLRAALKEETKEATVVIVAQRVSTVIDADQIIVLENGAIAGIGTHAELLETNHVYREIVASQLSEEESA; translated from the coding sequence ATGATCAAATTACTAAAAAATCTGGTTGTCTATAAATGGATCGTTGTCGCGATATTGGGACTGATATTTATTCAATCTATGTCCGAGTTGTTTTTGCCGACACTAATGGCAGATATCATTGACAAAGGGGTTGTCGTCGGAAATATCCCGTATATTTGGAAAATCGGTGGTATCATGTTACTCGTTGCAGCATTAGGAGCTACTGCCTCTGTTGTCGCAAGTTATTATTCTTCAAAAGCAGCAATGGGGCTTGGGCGGGACATTCGCCGAAAGGTGTTTAATCATGTAGAGCAATTTTCATTGCAAGATTTCGAGAAAATTGGAACAGCTTCATTGATTACCCGTACGACAAATGACATTACACAAGTCCAGCAGGTCGTCATTATGCTACTGCGTATGGTCGTGAGTGCACCGATTATGTTGGTCGGGGGAATTATTATGGCGGTATCAAAAGATGCAAAATTGTCGTTAATTATCGTTGCTGCTATGCCGATTTTAATCGCCTCTGTGCTTTTCATTCTGTATAAAGGAGTTCCGCTTTTCCAACAAGTGCAACAGCGACTGGATCGTTTGAATTTAGTGTTACGGGAAAACTTAACGGGAATCCGTGTCATTCGTGCTTTTAACCGTGAGAAACAAGAGCAAGTCCGTCTGGAGAAAGCGAATAAAGACTTGACCGATGTCTCCATCAAGGTCAATAAAATCATGGCAATTTTAATGCCTGTTATGATGCTCGTCATGAACTTGACCGTTGTAGGTATCATTTGGTTCGGCGGCATTCGTATTGATAATGGTGGCATGCAAATCGGTGATTTGATGGCCTTTATTCAATACGTCATGCAAATCATGTTTGCGCTTGTCATGGCATCAATGATGTTTGTTATGATTCCACGGGCTGCTGTGTCAGCCAATCGGATTAATGAAGTGCTCGCCTTGCAACCAACATTTTTAGATGAAGGAACGCAAAAAGCAGATAAAGAGCTTGGCACACTGGAATTTGACAATGTGTCGTTTAGCTATCCAGGTGCTGAGGAATCTGCATTATCGGCTATCAATTTCACCGCGAAATCGGGTGAAGTAACGGCCATTATCGGCGGAACAGGCGCCGGGAAATCGACACTCATTAACTTAATCCCACGATTTTATGAAGTATCTGCGGGGACCATTCGTGTCAATGGTGTCGATATTCGTGAATCCTCCCAACAAGAAGTGCGGTCAAAGATCGGGTTTGTGCCACAAAAAGCATTGCTATTTACGGGTACAATTGTGGACAATATTCGTTTTGGTAAGGAAAATGCTACGCAAGCCGAAATCGAACATGCGGCTCGCATTGCACAAGCAGAAGATTTTATCATCCAAATGAAAGATGGCTATGACTCCGTGATTTCACAAGGTGGATCGAACCTTTCAGGTGGACAAAAGCAACGTCTGTCTATTGCACGTGCATTAGTTCGAAAACCGGATCTATATATTTTCGATGACAGTTTTTCCGCACTCGATTATAAAACAGATGCTCAATTGCGCGCTGCATTAAAGGAAGAAACGAAGGAAGCAACTGTTGTCATCGTCGCGCAGCGCGTTAGCACAGTGATCGATGCCGATCAAATTATCGTCTTAGAAAATGGGGCTATTGCGGGTATCGGTACGCATGCAGAATTGTTGGAAACGAATCATGTCTATCGTGAAATCGTTGCATCACAGCTCTCAGAGGAGGAAAGCGCATGA
- a CDS encoding sigma-70 family RNA polymerase sigma factor gives MELAKRAIAGDEQALVELLARHEDTLYRTAYAYLKNEHDAIEAMQELTYRALKKIYTVQEPIYIATWLVRMMINICLDMKKKQQRFVYNHEVELASTDHQPFEMADIIAGLPAEQQELIYLKYFQDMKNADIAQLKQIPEGTVKSRLHTTLTRLRVLIGKEGL, from the coding sequence ATGGAGTTGGCGAAACGGGCGATTGCGGGGGATGAACAAGCGTTAGTGGAGCTGTTGGCACGGCATGAGGACACGCTCTATCGCACGGCCTATGCGTATTTGAAAAATGAGCATGATGCCATTGAAGCTATGCAAGAGCTGACGTATCGGGCTTTGAAAAAGATTTATACGGTCCAAGAACCAATATACATAGCAACATGGCTTGTCCGAATGATGATCAATATTTGTTTAGATATGAAAAAGAAACAACAGCGATTTGTCTACAATCACGAGGTAGAACTAGCATCAACGGATCACCAGCCATTTGAAATGGCGGATATCATCGCGGGATTACCTGCCGAACAACAGGAGCTGATTTACTTGAAATATTTTCAAGATATGAAGAATGCAGATATTGCACAGCTGAAACAAATTCCTGAAGGTACCGTAAAATCAAGGTTGCACACGACGTTAACAAGATTACGTGTACTTATTGGAAAGGAGGGACTGTAA
- a CDS encoding AI-2E family transporter, whose amino-acid sequence MKSSKEQGTTSNVIRFLGGRSTLFVLVSILLIGLIILVFNRVSFIFYPITVFFSTVVLPVILATIAYYLLRPILRLLEKARIPRVWGILILFVGAIGIITLLVFLVLPFLKSQFHNLVEEFPTYFSQLVLQIDGLLRTSIFASYYESLDINVMTILETGQGDIGKFFTDTIGGIASGLTSFISAFTGFILAIVTVPFILFYLLKDGEKLPRAFVKMLPPRMRKDATALLHDADNQISSYIQGQILVAICIGIMVSIGFLIIGMKYALLLGVLAMFTSIVPYLGPLIAITPAAIIAIVTSPLMLIKLAVVWTIVQLIEGKFISPQIMGKSLQIHPITIIFVLLTAGSLFGVAGVILGIPGYALLKVGVTHLFKLFTLRYNKYVADENLHYEDGNH is encoded by the coding sequence ATGAAATCATCAAAAGAACAAGGCACAACCTCAAATGTAATCCGATTTCTAGGTGGACGAAGCACATTGTTTGTCCTGGTCTCGATTTTATTGATTGGCTTAATCATCTTAGTTTTCAATCGAGTATCCTTCATTTTTTATCCGATTACAGTCTTTTTCTCGACGGTTGTGCTACCTGTCATTCTGGCAACCATCGCATATTATTTACTACGTCCCATTTTGCGCTTGCTGGAAAAAGCACGCATTCCACGTGTTTGGGGAATTCTGATTCTCTTTGTCGGCGCAATTGGTATCATCACGTTACTTGTTTTTCTTGTCTTACCGTTTTTAAAGTCGCAGTTTCATAATCTGGTGGAAGAATTTCCGACATACTTTAGCCAACTGGTGTTACAAATCGACGGGCTGTTGCGCACTTCCATTTTCGCTTCCTATTATGAAAGCTTAGACATAAATGTGATGACGATTCTGGAAACCGGGCAAGGGGATATCGGTAAATTTTTCACGGATACAATAGGAGGAATTGCAAGCGGATTGACATCGTTCATCTCTGCATTTACAGGCTTTATTCTTGCGATTGTCACAGTCCCATTTATCCTGTTCTATTTGCTCAAAGACGGAGAAAAATTGCCGCGTGCCTTTGTGAAGATGCTTCCACCTCGTATGCGCAAAGATGCTACCGCTCTTCTTCATGATGCGGACAATCAAATCAGTTCGTATATTCAAGGGCAGATATTGGTTGCGATTTGCATTGGGATTATGGTGTCCATAGGCTTTTTAATTATCGGGATGAAATATGCTCTGCTGCTCGGTGTTCTCGCAATGTTTACGAGCATCGTTCCTTATCTTGGACCACTTATTGCCATTACACCAGCAGCTATTATTGCGATTGTTACATCACCGCTCATGCTCATTAAGTTAGCGGTTGTCTGGACCATTGTTCAGCTTATTGAAGGGAAGTTTATCTCACCACAAATTATGGGGAAATCTTTGCAAATTCATCCCATCACGATTATTTTTGTATTATTGACAGCTGGCTCACTGTTTGGAGTGGCGGGCGTTATACTCGGAATCCCAGGTTATGCCTTGTTAAAAGTTGGTGTCACACACTTATTTAAATTGTTTACATTAAGGTATAATAAATATGTAGCCGATGAAAATCTGCATTATGAAGATGGGAATCATTAA
- a CDS encoding 2TM domain-containing protein, with product MADDKRYESAKKKVQALKDFYIHLLVYILVNAGLIFINLLYSQGGIWFIYPLLGWGIGIVVHGFSVFGSSLFFGEDWEKRQIDKYMNKK from the coding sequence ATGGCTGATGATAAAAGATATGAATCTGCTAAGAAAAAGGTTCAAGCGTTGAAGGACTTTTACATTCACTTACTTGTATATATCCTTGTCAATGCAGGGTTAATTTTCATTAATTTACTATACTCCCAAGGGGGCATTTGGTTTATTTATCCTCTTTTAGGATGGGGAATTGGCATTGTAGTACACGGCTTTTCTGTCTTTGGCAGTAGCCTATTTTTCGGGGAAGATTGGGAAAAGCGGCAAATCGATAAGTATATGAATAAGAAATAA
- a CDS encoding ABC transporter ATP-binding protein, producing the protein MSEHKHSRPQGGAPMGPGGGGNMMMAGQKAKNFKGTLRRLIGYLKPRRNHLIAVFVAAILSTVFSIVGPKIMGNAITELFEGAYGKFSGMPGAAIDFHAIGNLLLLLGGLYVVSSLFSYIQQYIMSSVAQKTVYDLREDVNGKLKNLPLKYFDGRPVGETLSRVTNDIDTIGSTLQQSLTQFITSIVTIVGILAMMLFISPILTLIALVSLPLSMFGIRPILKRSQKHFADQQRTLGQLNSHIEEMYTGHQVVKAFGHEQKSVAEFDDVNDKLYDAGRKAQFISGIIMPMMSLIGNLSYVVICVVGGILVTQRAISIGDIQAFITYTRQFTQPIMQTANIANVIQSTVAAAERVFELLDEEEEVKEVTTATLPRAEGAVAFDHVDFGYGEDLLITDMNIDVAPGQTVAIVGPTGAGKTTLINLLMRFYELNGGKITIDGLDTREMSREDLRTTFGMVLQDTWLFNGTIKDNIAFGKEGATDEEVFAAAKTAHADYFIRTLPEGYDTVLNEEASNISQGQKQLITIARAVLANPPIMILDEATSSVDTRTELLIQQAMNRLMEGRTSFVIAHRLSTIRDADLIIVMDQGKVIEQGTHHELLKEKGFYADLYNSQFSNNPAV; encoded by the coding sequence ATGAGTGAACACAAACATTCAAGACCTCAAGGTGGCGCCCCAATGGGACCTGGCGGCGGTGGGAATATGATGATGGCTGGACAAAAAGCCAAGAATTTTAAAGGGACGTTACGACGTCTTATCGGCTATTTAAAACCGCGTCGAAACCATTTGATCGCTGTATTTGTCGCTGCCATTTTAAGTACGGTCTTTTCAATTGTTGGCCCTAAAATTATGGGGAACGCCATCACAGAATTATTTGAGGGGGCCTATGGAAAGTTTTCAGGTATGCCTGGCGCAGCAATTGATTTTCATGCAATCGGTAACTTACTCCTGTTACTAGGTGGGCTCTATGTTGTCAGTAGTTTATTTAGCTATATTCAACAATATATTATGTCGAGTGTGGCACAAAAAACGGTTTATGATTTACGAGAAGACGTCAACGGGAAGTTAAAGAATCTGCCGCTCAAATATTTCGATGGTCGCCCTGTGGGTGAAACGTTAAGTCGGGTCACCAATGATATCGATACAATTGGCAGTACATTGCAACAAAGTTTGACGCAATTTATCACTTCGATTGTAACGATTGTTGGGATTCTTGCAATGATGTTATTTATCAGTCCGATCTTAACACTCATTGCGCTCGTCAGTTTGCCGTTATCTATGTTTGGCATTCGACCGATTTTGAAACGATCACAAAAACACTTTGCCGACCAACAACGGACGCTTGGTCAGTTGAACAGTCATATTGAAGAGATGTATACCGGACATCAAGTTGTGAAAGCTTTTGGTCATGAGCAGAAGTCGGTCGCTGAATTTGATGATGTGAACGACAAGCTCTATGATGCGGGCCGAAAAGCACAATTTATTTCGGGAATTATTATGCCGATGATGTCGTTGATAGGCAACTTAAGTTATGTCGTGATCTGTGTTGTTGGGGGGATCTTGGTGACACAACGTGCCATTTCAATCGGGGATATTCAAGCGTTCATTACGTATACACGCCAATTTACGCAGCCGATTATGCAAACGGCCAATATCGCAAATGTTATCCAGTCAACCGTTGCCGCCGCAGAACGTGTCTTTGAATTGCTTGATGAGGAAGAAGAAGTCAAAGAAGTGACGACGGCGACGTTACCACGTGCAGAAGGCGCAGTGGCATTTGATCACGTTGACTTTGGTTATGGCGAAGACTTGTTGATTACAGACATGAATATCGATGTAGCGCCAGGTCAAACGGTCGCTATTGTAGGGCCAACTGGTGCTGGAAAAACAACCTTAATCAATTTATTAATGCGTTTTTATGAACTAAATGGCGGGAAGATTACGATTGACGGGCTCGATACACGAGAAATGTCACGGGAAGACCTGCGAACGACTTTCGGCATGGTATTGCAAGATACATGGCTCTTTAATGGCACGATTAAAGACAACATCGCATTCGGTAAAGAGGGTGCAACAGATGAAGAAGTCTTTGCCGCAGCGAAAACCGCCCATGCGGATTACTTTATTCGGACTTTGCCAGAGGGCTATGACACAGTCTTAAATGAGGAAGCGTCTAACATTTCACAAGGGCAAAAGCAGTTAATTACCATCGCGCGTGCTGTTCTTGCGAATCCGCCGATTATGATTTTAGATGAAGCAACCTCAAGTGTTGATACACGGACGGAATTGTTAATACAACAAGCAATGAATCGTCTAATGGAAGGACGAACGAGCTTCGTGATCGCACACCGTTTGTCAACGATTCGAGATGCCGATTTGATCATCGTGATGGATCAAGGGAAAGTCATTGAACAAGGAACACATCATGAGCTGTTAAAGGAAAAAGGCTTTTACGCCGATTTGTACAACAGTCAATTTTCGAATAATCCAGCTGTCTAA